ATAACACTAAGGGGGCATACGAAATCAATTGTACCTAACTTTTGCAAATACGATTGTTTTCCAATTAACCTGTTAGCGTTAATGACAGACAATTTCGGAACGGACCATCCTGGAAGCAGAAGAGACGAAGGCAAATGCTGCAATTCTAAAGGGCAAGTACCTTTATCCGGCTTCAGCACGGCTTAAGGGGACATGCGTGTTGAAAAGTTTCATTATTATTTAATATATTTTATAAATATTGACTGTAAAATTACACACGAGCATTTTATTTTCCTGTGTAATATAATGAAGGCGTCTCTCTGAAGAGAAGAGTGCGAAAAATGACGTTGATAGAAGCATGGTAACTGTGAGGTAGCTGAATCTCCACTTTTCACTAGGGTTCAAGCGAAGGTTAAGGTTCTTACACATGAGAAGCAAAATAAGATCTGCAGTATTACATGTCAATCACCATTAAGGCTCTTCAAACCAAAATGCATGCTACCTCTTCTAGAAACACCTGCAAAGGGAACCGTAGGAAGTGCTTCTACATCAGACGATTAGCATTAGTTGTAAAAACAGGCAGTCGCTCTGAATTAAGATGTTACCCTATGAACTCATTTTCTTCGAAACCTATAAGTCTGGGCTGAAAGGACATTTTATGCTACAGAAAAAAAGCACATTTGAGGTGTGCCTCGGCACAGGACACAACGACCAATCTCGATATTCAGCAAAACTAAAATAAAGGTaatgaaaatagaaaaaaagatagCGCAGGCGGTATTCACGGATACGTGAGGATTGCATCTGCAGGTTGGAACCAGATTTTACATCATAAATAAAACAGGCGTGCGGGCCTTTCCTGTCAGATATCGGCTGTAGACGATTTTCGACAGCGGCGCACGTGCGCGGCCATGTTCGATCACGTGATCGCGCCGGCATGACTGGCCTTGGATCGAAGGATAGCGAAGCGGCCGTACAGTGTAAGCATGGGTGACGGTGCGGCAAGAGGCCGTTGTTTCGGGTACACCGATGCGCAGTGGCCGGATTGACTACGCGAAGATCTGGCCCATGGTTCAACAAACATGCAAGTGAACCATTGTCATTTTCACGTTGTATGTGCTCGCGCTGGAGCGCTCTGGCGCTCGATCATCGGGCATGCGAGTCCCTCCTTCGCGCcgagcgattcacgctcggcgtGAATCACTGCGCCAATCGCATCAGTTCGCTCGTCAGTTACAGTTCTTTTTTTGTATCTAGTGCAGTGTATTTGAGCACAACTCTCTTCGATCAGACGTGTTTTCTTGTTCGCAGCACATCGACGGAAGAGTCTGTCTAATACAAACGTGTTTCGTAGAACTGAGGCCTAGCAGCGATGCCAGCAGCGTTATAGGCCTTTCGGTATGTATATCGCAAGTCGACGCGCGAATTTCGGGGACACATTTGTGTGTGCAATCCCTGTTTTCAGAGCATACGTCAGCAACGCTGGCAACACCTTATTCGAGATTATGCTGTTGTTGAACATTTCCCTCTACGTCCGAGAATAATCGTACCACCCATGGCGCTCACTATGACCGGACGGGAGTACATACAATTCGTCGCGTGCGATCCGCCTGCGGTATGCAGCTGGAGCACGTACAGATCAAGCATTATACACGAGAACACACGCCCACAATGAGAGACGTAATTAAGTAACTGCTTGTTACTTGAAGCGCACTTAAAGTTATGGCATCGGTGCATGATTGTTCGCTTCAGTTGGATTATCCTGGTTCATGTACGTATACGTGCCGTGAAACCCGCAGTCACAATAGAATCAATTTGAGTGTTGGTTTTTGCGCACATCTTGCAATCTTCAGCTAATAACCGAAACTGGCGGGAATATTTCACATGCCACGGACAAATGTCatttttctgcgcgttgcgtTGAAAATGCACATTAGTCACCGATGCAACGAAACGAGGATTTCTCCTAGAGGGAACTCATGCTTGACAGttaacttcacttcacttcacttcacttcactttattaccttaaaggcccccaggattgggggtattacataaggggtgggtagctattaaaataaattatatacacaagggaaagatgtttaggtacaagtttgctcgctggtaaatatgttaattatgcAGTTCAAAAACGTcgatgggcaggtgattgcggcgatgtcgtgtggaaggccgttccagtccgaggctgaacgtgggaagaatgatgTGGCAAACGTGGTAGTGTGCGTACGtggacgggcgacttgaaagggatgaccaatgcggagaGAAATGCGTGCAGGAGGGctgatgtagggtggatgatgaagtgagctgtaaaaaaacctatgaaataagtacatagtagcgatacgacgccgacaagTCAGGCTTGTTAAGCCGGATTCTGCTTTTAACGATGATATActgacattatatgaatagcatgaatggatgaatcttgtggcacgattctgcactgattctagacagtttgttagatatttttggttagggctccagatggcagaggcatattccagcttagagcgtacgagtgacttgtatgcaagcaatcttaggtttggtggcgctagacgtagatgacgttttaggaaaccaaggcttctgttagcagatgatatcactctagtgacatgtgcattccaggttagatcgttagacaacgttacgcctaggtatttgtaagactgtgttaatgctatcgtgacgtgcgaaattgtataagggaacaggagaggattacgcCTAACTCCGACACAACCAGACAAAAGGCGTTCAAAGTACAGGAATAGAAGGTACGCTGTGTTCTTTATTGATACATTTTAAGGTGATTGAAGCCGTCTCATGCGGTCTCATGCCTCATATACAAGAACACGCAATGAAACCCtcaggaatgttttttttttatgtcccgtaTTCTCTCTACTAGAATGCAGTTGTAGCAGTAACTGTGAATCAGAACGTTACCTTTCCACACCACTTTCGCCGAAGCCCACACGTCTGGGTTGAAAGTCAATTTTGTGCcatagaaaaaatagaaaaagagaaCGTCCACTGCTGCACCCACATAGGATACATTGTTCGATGCCAACATTAAACAAAGgaaaaataaacgaaagaaagaaagactaaaGGGGGAAGTACGCAGGCACACACATGTGACGATGTCGAATGCAGGTTTCATCGATATTTTACATAGCGAGCAGAGAAAACAGGTGTTCACGTGCTTGATGTATGACTGTAGCTACAGAGGAAGTGGCTGTTATCCATTTTCACAGCCCATGTTATAAAGAACGTCGTTTGCGATGCCTGACCGCGGCGTTCTTATTTCAAATgacgaatgcaaaaaaaaattaaacaaaaatgaTTGTGttcttagattcaggtgcacctTGCGGAAAGGGGGTGGCAGACGTCAGTACCCGAATCCTTCGCCGTACGCCACTTCTTATAGCCCAGGTGTTGCATTGGGTAGTCAAACACCGCAATTTCATTTTGATTTATCCCATCATTTGGCTCCTCCAACGCCACTATTGAAAAATAGTTACTTTGACCTAAAACTAGATGTCGACTAATAGTCTTCGAAGGCAGTTAAGTTTACTTGGATAAATTGCAACGTTTGGAGTACTAACTGCCAGAGAGTACTTCACTGAAATTCGGGCATCCTTTCTGGCATCAGTCTTTCAAACTAGGAACAATGTACCGAACACATTGGATAATGAGCCTGCTTAGTTTCTAGGTAAcgatttttttattttgatttctttttctgccCACTTTATGTTACGGGGTGGCTTCACTATTTGTTCCTGCTCTTTCACTCCAAGACTTTCTTACACTAGAATGAAGGGTGCCGAACGTAGGCGGGGGGTATTGTATTTCCCACTGAGTCTGTTTTACGGAATTTGTCATAGCACTTCTATCAACTAAGATAACATACTTCATAAAAAAACGGCAAAAGGGGTTAAACTACAGAAAACTTAAAGATTAAGGAGCGTCTGTAATAATAGAGTAAGCTTGATTCTATACTACCACGCGGAATGCATCTGTGGCGGAGTTTCAAAGTAGAGTCGCTCACCTCTGTTTCTTCTTTACATGAACTCGAACCACCATTCATGTCAAGGTTAAATGGTTTGCAATTGCAGAAGCACAACTCACCAATCTATTCCATATATTCAGTCAATGCATGTAACGCAAccttggaaaggaaaaaaaaacaattattaggaagaagaagctttagctcgggcctaactccgacgcgtcctattcaaatacatttaaaacgcaaaaacgcgtTGTAAACGTGATAGCTTCGTTTACAGAAAATTTGTGatctttgccaatttttaataagaaatttacgacctaattcaaaaattcgaaaccaacagtcactagatttatttaaatgcaacaaacctggtcaaatttggtgcagtggttgccaagaaaaacgaattctctttttacatgtatttagagagGAGCCCGCGgactaaagcttcatcttaaagTTATGAACTCGTTACTTCGCTTCATTATGTGTGCCGGGCTGGCTGCAAGGCTTTATGTTTATCAAGGCGCTTTAAAAAGTTGTCCTGTATGGAGAAACGTCGTGAAATTTTAGCCAACGCTGACGTGTGCACCACCAACGACACAAAGAACCCGCTCGTTGTCGACTGATCTCCTCGTTTCATTTCTTGTCTTAATTATACGATGCGTGCTGGCGCAATGTGTAAAGTACTGCAGGACAGAGCATCTCGGAAAGCCGAATCTCGAAGCGTATTGCAAAGGAAATCTCTGCCACTGCAAGTGGCGACTCTGTAAGTTCAATTCCCGTCTCACTCATACGTCTTCTTGCTCCAATAACTGCGTAAGGATGCCGACTCGCGCAAATGTATGACAGCCTGACTAATTAGAGAGAAAATAAAATGTGTAAGTGCTCAGACATCAGAATCCTTGAATGAATTTCTGGGTACACGGAGAAAAGCCCATTATCAGCGGGAATTGAAGACGGTAAAATTTCAGAGTTAATTAAATGAAatcgcgcatttttttctttcgaaacgAAACAACGATGGAGCAGCCGCTAAAAGCTACTTTGATAAGCAGTTTTACTTGGTTCGGTGACTGTCCCTATATTGGCAAGTACCCACGACGCCTAAAATAATCAATTCACTTGGATGTACCAAAATATCCCCGGacgtttcataaaaaaaaaaatgtccgtaaCGAGCATTTCTTTAGCTCTTTGAGAACAGGTAATAAAACATTTCGCGAATACAAACCAACATTTCTCCTCTCGTCCTTGATTTAAAGCCTGAACGACAGGCAACCTAGCaagaaaagtaaaacaaaaaccgAAAAAGCTGAAGAAAAGACGGAGTAACTAACGATGAATATTCTAAACATGCCAGTGAACTCGGCTGCATAATATTGTATAAATGTACTAGTTTCGCCTAATAAGGCGATCCAAGCGGAGATATACAACTTGTGCGTTTAACGCGGATAAAATTGGAAGAGCGTCCGTTTAGcaaaaaacccgccgtggtggcttagcggctacggtgttgcgctgctaaccacgaggtcgcgggaacgaacaccggccgcggcggctgcatttcgatggggacgacaTGCAAatacgcccgtgtcccgtgcccgtgggggcgcgttaaagattcATAGGAGGTGAacattaatccgcagtccccccgctaaggtgtacctcataatcaagtcgtggttttggcacgtaaaacttaattagtgcatTCATTTAGGAAGAACTATTCTGAGCAGTCCAGGAATTATCCGTGGATATTGTAACAACCGCTTTGCTTTGGTTTAGGCTTGTACTTTTACCACGTAAATTTCAGGTACGGCCTATAGACAACAGTTGGCAAACAGTCTAGGTGTTTCCTTCTTGGCATTGTGGTGGTCCTTTCTAAGTATACCAGTGGGTCTTTTCATTCAATACACACAAGGTCCACGTGTAACTAGGCTAGGCTGTTTAGGTTTAGGTTTAGTCACAGCCCATATTATGACAACGAAAATTGTGCGGACACTGGAGGAGCATTTTGAAGCTTCTGGAATTAACTCTTCTCTCAGTTCTGGTGCTTGATGTCATGGCGAATATTTATATAAacacaacaactactactactacaactactactactactacaactactactactactactactactactactactactactactactactactactactactactactactactactacttctaatACTACTATTGGTGATCAGCACTTGTCGTACAAAGGATTTTGCTGGAGCTATAGTTTAACAACGGGACTTGAACTTGGTCCCGACAAGTTGCTGCTCTGATAAATACCATAGTGTCCGCGTCGTGAAACGTGGCTCCAGCGAAAATCCTTGTTTGACATCTGCTGATCACTCCAAAGCTTCATTTTCCTGCGATACATGTTGTTATTACCTGTTACCATGTTGTTATTACATGTTATTACCTGTTGCTACTGCCACAGGTAATACTACCGGTGCTACTAGTGCTATTACTACTTTACGGTAAACCTCACCGAATGGAATCGTAGACAGAGAGGGAACAATATCAGGAATTGTTTACAACGCCGCCTGTCTCAAAAATCGTTTAGAAAAAACTACCTTGCCACAGGTCTTTCTGAGTGACTGCGCGGAATTtcgccacagctgtaccttgcaCCACAAAATGCACGAAACTTCAGTCGAAGTACTGAAAATATAGACACAGGTGCACGTCTTCCTTCATGTATCATGGTACATGTACACGACACTCAAGCAGTATCGTACGGTGGTATTTAGGACACATGTATCTTCAATGCTGTCCACCCCTGGTTCACGGGTAATGTGCTACTTGTTGTGTGCCAGtcttcaacgaacgtctttgACCCCGACGCatttcactgggtatgtgcaactaGGTATGcgacgctcttcaatgaacctcattGAAGCAACTTGGGTGACAGGGTACCTGTcagtaggtatgtgccactgtgcaTGGCcagctcttcaatgacaaaaaaaaatcctttaaacTTTATCGGGTGCTGGGTGGAATCGACGCCACTTCATACATAATCAGGCAATCTTGTCTGAATATGCATTCACCCACATTCCACGAACGCACTTTCTGGCGGTGCCGGCAGATGGCATGGCGCGTCTAGATCTAGATTTAGATAGAGATGTTCAGAGTACTGGTggggaagaaaaaaattagggaacacattgatacgaccggatccgttacaagAATAGGTAGCGGTGCAAAGTAGATGGAGAAGCTTTGcggaagaaaaataatattaaGGAGACGTACACAAcacatttggaggacgcttaatatTCGccgttaagagtggaacgcaacagatttcaaagatccctgagtgcttgTCGCGCTTGCCGGGAACCGCAGCTTTCTCGCGTGTGTGCGGAGCCGAGCGCGACGGTGTTGTTGTAAGGAACCGAGTGGGCCACGCCGTTCGGAAAAGGGTTCTTTGTTTCAATATCCGCGTAACAGAATCATGTTTTCCGGAATATTCAAATTAAactccaacgctatcatgtctgtatcttgtgtttaggtcgtactttacgattttactgacgtattttactttgaggaattcggTTAGTTctgtaacgcctctgcgccacctGGAGGGCCTGGGTGGTTGTGGTTCGGGAAAGTTTTTCGCCAAACCACGTGCGACGCCGACATCAAGGGTacgattttgtaggaattctattagtttttccatgccttttgccgccatcactgagcagccattggtcgaaaatgaccgggccgcgcccattttgtctgtcaatcacgcgacgtcaggaacccgcaaaaactgtaatcgtcatcgtgacgttgacgcactcattatgcggagcaagaggcacggatttttggcacggccagaggcagggtcgtttccgaaggcatgaaaaaaatggccgcccctctgatcgctatggccgtggctcttcgccgtcgccgacgtgaacagggagagccagacgacgcgtttgacatgccggatgaccattttcgacggcgttttcgcctctcgaagggaacggtgcggttgttgtgcgaggaactggcgggggaactagaagctgagcgagcgacgggactgtcggtggagcggaaagtgttgtgtgcgctgcgcttctttgctaccgggagcttccaagcgtccgttgggagcgaggagacgatccgtgtgtcgcagtcgacggtgagcgagtgcgtgcgacgtgtggcagaggctgtcgtgaacgcaggggcccgcaacaagtgggtccattttccaaagacagccgaggaaaaggcagccgtgaaggagggtttccttcggcgcggcgttatccccggcgtcatcggatgcgtagacggcagcctcatagccattatcgcacccaagggtgagcgcaaggctgtgttcatgtgccgcaagggatactacgccctcaactgcatgttcgtaagtaaaactcacgttttctgcgatcccttttgaaagttacgttgctcttgccaacgggcactttctctggtttacgttttacctcagatctgcgacgcggacatgaaaatcttggccttggaccctctgtgaccggggtcggaccacgacgcttttgtctggcggatgacatggttgcgccggcggtttCAAGCGGGGCGCATtgtgaatgccggggaatacctcctcggtgagaaaaaaacattttttttggcgcagtcacgcttcagcagcgcagaacgccgtgtccgctccaacccaaacttttaaccaaaccacaagaacatgagtaattccggagtaaaaaaagaaaattaagacattgactgccaccattggcaatgttcgaagtgttaagttacaagcacattatgtgtctgcgaggagctgacgaaagcaacacgtattagtgctttctgcacccagtgactgccagaagcagaagaaatgaacacacattactgctactactgtcattgatagcaccaacaagtgtcgatttcttgtttgtggcaggcaccgagtagtgcacttgtaaattggttaagagtttgtgtcgggtatggacatgctcaactcatgcttttacttgggacttgcaaccctgaagtctaccgTTGTTGAATggtgctgtagctttcctcagttgacaacttgcctctcgtcagcggagtactcaatgtactatttccatctttgtgcaggtgacagtggctacccctcggagccgtggctcctgaccccggttcctggccatcctctagtgcacacagccgaggggcagtacaacacagcacatgccgccatgcgttccgtagtggagaggtgcattgggctcttaaagagccgtttccgctgtcttcagcgatatcgcaccctcctctacgagccggaacgtgcagccaacattgtcgcggcatgtgctgtgttgcacaaccttcgcctttctgaaggcgacgagtcaggcgatgacagtgatgacgacagcagcagcggcagtagtagtagtgagcttgacaataacggcgaccccacgccacacagtctgccccgtaacacgggctctagaatgcactacttgagagggcgggctgttcgcgacaatgtcattggcatgtttggcacaacctgtgcgcagcacatgcgttatttgaggagcgtgcggcggcagctgcgacgtcaacagcagcgtcagcatcgctaggtgcatgcacacagttttaagtaattgcattgtgcatttcatgctgtgaaattgcagttgatgtctgcgtaatgcaaagcattcatgatttgttgagaaatgtaaaagttgttaaaaaaatttaattatggggttttacgtgccaaaaccactttccgattatgaggcacgccgtagtggagggctccggaaatttcgaccacctggggttctttgacgtgcacctaaatctaagtacacgggtgttttcgcatttcgcccccatcgaaatgcggccgccgtggctgggattcgatccctcgtgctcagcagcctaacaccatagccactgagcaaccacagtgggtacataaaagttgtgtagtgaagggttatgtaaagcctgcacttatagtaagatagtaagtaaaacagtatcgttagaggtgacatatgagattgaaagcaagctaaaaataagtgcatattcaaagtgtctgccacaatttgcttgttgctgctgtcgtcatctagatgcatgtagcctgattcttactcgtatccccttacgcattgatggacataagcgcctgtctcctcactttctactagcacagagaagctcacagaagccaagatgtacagtgcacgtcacaccttgcgctccatggaacgtgctgttgcacgcgcagcttctaggtcctccaccattttgtctcgcaacaacggcaaagttcctttcgagtgacgaaaatgccgtccaactggtcatccatgtcaaacgctgtggctcccgcgaagtgtgtgcacgcacgagcagttgatagatttcaacaaagtgacctcacttgtatatagcagaactcagcaatgttaaacagtaatatttgtacagtgcaagctagcacaagaaatgtggtttcgatgtgtaaataaaagcactagaggaaaactgcacctttctgtatttcagccttcaacatacacttgtttatgcacacatcacatgcgacagtctctacattgaagaagtgtgagaatcatgagtacttagtagtagagacattatgcaacatatcacagacacgttggaataaatattggatcacattgttcttgcatcataata
The nucleotide sequence above comes from Dermacentor andersoni chromosome 10, qqDerAnde1_hic_scaffold, whole genome shotgun sequence. Encoded proteins:
- the LOC140213561 gene encoding putative nuclease HARBI1, which codes for MKKMAAPLIAMAVALRRRRREQGEPDDAFDMPDDHFRRRFRLSKGTVRLLCEELAGELEAERATGLSVERKVLCALRFFATGSFQASVGSEETIRVSQSTVSECVRRVAEAVVNAGARNKWVHFPKTAEEKAAVKEGFLRRGVIPGVIGCVDGSLIAIIAPKGERKAVFMCRKGYYALNCMFICDADMKILALDPL